In Clostridium sp. DL-VIII, the following proteins share a genomic window:
- a CDS encoding isochorismatase family protein has translation MKKLLVVIDYQKDFVDGALGFKKAETLEEGIYIKVKKYLDNDNKVLFTYDTHFENYLETREGKSLPVPHCYIHTDGHELYGKLKEFVGSENTMHYNKSAFGIAPKDMLKIASELGEDLDEIEFVGVVTNMCVISNVIIFQAQYINANLTVDGTLCASFDESLHNKALDVIEALSVKVIR, from the coding sequence ATGAAAAAATTACTGGTTGTGATTGATTATCAAAAAGATTTTGTTGATGGTGCATTGGGATTTAAGAAGGCTGAGACTTTAGAAGAAGGAATATATATAAAAGTGAAAAAGTACTTAGACAATGACAATAAGGTATTATTTACTTATGACACTCATTTTGAGAATTACTTGGAAACAAGGGAAGGAAAAAGCTTGCCAGTTCCACATTGTTATATTCATACTGATGGGCATGAATTATATGGGAAATTGAAGGAATTTGTGGGATCTGAAAATACTATGCATTATAATAAGAGTGCTTTTGGAATAGCTCCAAAAGATATGCTTAAAATAGCGTCAGAACTTGGAGAAGATTTGGATGAAATAGAATTTGTAGGTGTTGTAACTAATATGTGTGTTATAAGCAATGTTATAATATTTCAAGCTCAATATATAAATGCTAATTTGACTGTCGATGGAACACTTTGCGCAAGCTTTGACGAAAGTTTGCATAATAAGGCTCTAGACGTTATAGAAGCACTTAGTGTAAAGGTAATAAGATAA
- a CDS encoding spore coat protein CotJB: MSPRDMLNSIMIYQFCAVELNLFLDNFPEDKNAREDYSKVSCKLTSLINEYEKNCGPLTNFGSAFVENPKAWVDQPWPWENYK, translated from the coding sequence ATGAGTCCGAGAGATATGTTAAATAGTATAATGATATATCAGTTTTGTGCCGTAGAGCTAAATTTATTCCTTGATAATTTTCCAGAAGATAAGAATGCTAGAGAAGATTATTCCAAAGTATCTTGTAAATTGACTAGCTTAATTAATGAATATGAAAAAAATTGTGGCCCTTTAACAAATTTCGGTTCAGCTTTTGTAGAAAATCCAAAAGCATGGGTTGATCAGCCTTGGCCATGGGAAAATTATAAATAG
- a CDS encoding MarR family transcriptional regulator has protein sequence MESINESIEVARLFQEVMGLFRNNMKKIIKGTGMSMPQGMIMGLLAHNKKMKVTELSNHLHLSNSTVSGLIDKLEAQEMVIRERSEEDKRVVYVSISPKSEELYKNFHKKIEKNIENILSKGNTEELNKIFEGLYILKKLLNEQEKE, from the coding sequence ATGGAAAGTATTAATGAAAGCATAGAAGTCGCAAGGTTATTTCAAGAAGTAATGGGTTTATTCAGAAATAATATGAAGAAAATAATTAAAGGAACTGGTATGTCAATGCCTCAAGGTATGATTATGGGGCTTTTAGCTCACAATAAAAAAATGAAGGTCACAGAATTAAGTAATCATCTTCATTTATCAAACAGTACAGTATCCGGACTTATAGATAAGCTTGAAGCACAAGAAATGGTTATTAGAGAACGAAGTGAAGAAGACAAAAGAGTTGTGTATGTGAGTATATCCCCTAAATCTGAAGAGCTATATAAAAATTTTCATAAAAAGATAGAAAAGAATATTGAAAATATATTAAGCAAGGGAAACACAGAAGAACTTAATAAAATTTTTGAAGGATTATATATTTTAAAAAAGCTTTTAAACGAGCAGGAAAAAGAATAA
- a CDS encoding HD domain-containing protein → MDDKIVEKYYDWFNSYVKKFYGEDSVVNQNIELKAKHTLNVAKHCVNIAKSLNLSEDEINTAEIIGLFHDVGRFEQFKTYKTFKDFISVNHASLGIKVLKENKVLDELKEWRKKTIMKAIGLHNTKELPEALNEEDKVFCKLIRDADKLDIFRIIAEYEQERKENPNPALDNLPFTSGYNSEFLEDILSGKRISNSSLKNYNDRKLYELSWIKDLNYFASFNYIREKKVLKILINCLPENEEINHIYEHLKQYIEKFSVKKEKI, encoded by the coding sequence ATGGACGATAAAATAGTTGAAAAATATTATGATTGGTTTAATTCATATGTTAAGAAATTTTACGGAGAAGATAGTGTAGTAAATCAAAATATAGAGCTTAAAGCGAAACATACTTTGAACGTTGCAAAACATTGTGTGAATATAGCTAAGTCTCTAAATTTATCAGAAGATGAAATTAACACAGCAGAAATAATAGGTTTATTTCATGATGTAGGGCGATTTGAACAATTTAAAACATATAAAACATTTAAGGATTTTATATCTGTAAATCACGCATCTCTTGGAATTAAGGTTTTAAAAGAAAACAAGGTATTAGATGAGTTAAAAGAATGGAGGAAAAAAACTATTATGAAGGCTATAGGTCTTCATAATACGAAGGAACTACCAGAAGCATTAAATGAAGAAGATAAGGTGTTTTGTAAACTGATTAGAGATGCTGATAAGCTGGATATCTTTAGAATAATTGCTGAATATGAGCAAGAGCGAAAAGAGAATCCCAATCCTGCTTTGGATAATTTACCTTTTACATCAGGTTATAATAGTGAATTTTTAGAAGATATTCTCTCTGGAAAAAGAATTAGCAATTCTTCATTAAAAAATTATAATGATAGGAAATTATATGAATTAAGTTGGATAAAAGATTTGAATTATTTTGCTTCTTTTAATTATATAAGAGAGAAAAAAGTTTTAAAAATATTAATTAACTGTTTGCCAGAAAATGAAGAGATTAATCACATTTATGAGCATCTTAAGCAATATATAGAAAAATTTAGTGTGAAAAAAGAAAAAATCTAA
- a CDS encoding alpha/beta-type small acid-soluble spore protein — protein MSNNSGRNRTLIPEAKQGLNSLKTEVASEIGLSNYESTDKGNLSSRQNGSVGGFMVKHMIESYEQGLK, from the coding sequence ATGTCTAATAATAGTGGAAGAAACAGAACATTAATACCAGAAGCAAAACAAGGTTTAAATTCTTTAAAAACTGAGGTGGCTTCAGAAATAGGATTAAGTAACTATGAGAGCACAGATAAAGGAAACCTTTCTTCAAGACAAAATGGAAGCGTTGGCGGTTTCATGGTTAAACACATGATTGAAAGCTATGAACAAGGCTTAAAATAA